The following coding sequences are from one Gossypium hirsutum isolate 1008001.06 chromosome A12, Gossypium_hirsutum_v2.1, whole genome shotgun sequence window:
- the LOC121211202 gene encoding uncharacterized protein isoform X1, with protein sequence MSIICGLPLLECIYCLACARWAWNRCLHTAGHDSVTWGLATAEEFEPVPRLCRYILAVYEDNIRHPLWEPPGGYGINPDWLILRKTYEDTRGQAPSYILYLDHEHADIVLAIRGLNLAKESDYQVLLDNQLGKRKFDGGYVHNGLLKAAGWVLDAECEVLKELVEEHPNYTLTFAGHSLGSGVAAMLALVVVQHQDKLGNIDRSRIRCYAIAPARCMSLNLAVRYADVINSVVLQDDFLPRTATPLVDIFKSLFCLPCLLCLRCMKDTCIPEEKMFKDPRRLYAPGRLYHIVERKPFRCGRFPPVVKTAVPVDGRFEHIVLSCNATSDHAIIWIERESQKAMDLMLEKDRIMEIPAKQRMERQETLTKEHKQEYKAALQRAVSLSVPHAYSPPSEYGTFDESEDVEKYNSCKLSSESSVGSSGKSKSKVSWNELIERLFDRDESGHMVLKKSHRDDW encoded by the exons ATGTCAATCATATGTGGCCTCCCACTCCTAGAATGTATTTACTGCCTAGCTTGTGCTCGATGGGCATGGAATCGATGCCTGCATACCGCCGGCCACGATAGTGTAACATGGGGTCTTGCAACCGCAGAAGAATTCGAGCCTGTTCCTCGACTTTGCCGCTACATTCTAGCTGTTTATGAGGACAATATTCGGCATCCCCTTTGGGAACCCCCTGGAGGATATGGGATCAACCCTGATTGGTTAATTCTCAGAAAAACTTACGAAGACACTCGAGGACAGGCTCCTTCTTACATACTATACCTCGATCACGAGCATGCCGATATAGTTCTTGCCATTAGAGGTCTTAATTTGGCAAAAGAAAGTGATTACCAAGTGCTTTTGGATAATCAGTTGGGTAAAAGGAAATTCGATGGTGGCTATGTTCATAACGGACTCTTGAAGGCTGCCGGATGGGTTTTAGATGCAGAGTGCGAAGTTTTGAAGGAACTCGTCGAGGAGCACCCAAATTATACTTTGACATTTGCAGGACATTCTCTCGGGTCAGGTGTAGCAGCCATGTTAGCTTTGGTGGTTGTCCAGCATCAGGATAAACTTGGAAACATTGACAGGAGTAGGATCAGGTGCTATGCTATCGCGCCTGCTAGGTGTATGTCACTGAATTTAGCGGTCAGATACGCAGATGTCATTAATTCTGTCGTTCTTCAG GATGATTTCTTGCCACGAACAGCCACGCCGTTAGTAGACATTTTCAAGTCACTTTTCTG TTTGCCATGCCTACTATGCCTGAGATGTATGAAGGATACTTGTATACCTGAGGAGAAGATGTTTAAAGATCCAAGGAGGCTATATGCACCTGGTCGCCTCTATCACATTGTCGAGCGAAAGCCTTTCAG ATGTGGAAGGTTTCCCCCAGTTGTGAAGACAGCAGTGCCCGTGGATGGAAGGTTCGAGCACATAGTTCTTTCGTGTAACGCCACATCCGACCATGCTATAATATGGATTGAAAGAGAATCACAGAAAGCCATGGAT TTAATGCTAGAGAAAGATAGGATCATGGAGATACCAGCAAAACAAAGAATGGAAAGGCAAGAGACATTAACAAAAGAACACAAGCAAGAGTACAAAGCTGCACTCCAAAGGGCTGTTTCATTATCAGTGCCCCATGCTTACTCGCCACCGTCTGAATACGGAACTTTCGACGAGTCTGAGGACGTAGAGAAGTACAACTCCTGTAAATTGAGTAGCGAGTCATCCGTTGGATCGTCGGGGAAAAGCAAGAGCAAAGTAAGCTGGAACGAATTGATCGAACGACTTTTCGATAGAGATGAATCTGGGCATATGGTGCTCAAGAAATCACATAGGGATGATTGGTGA
- the LOC121211202 gene encoding uncharacterized protein isoform X3, translating to MSIICGLPLLECIYCLACARWAWNRCLHTAGHDSVTWGLATAEEFEPVPRLCRYILAVYEDNIRHPLWEPPGGYGINPDWLILRKTYEDTRGQAPSYILYLDHEHADIVLAIRGLNLAKESDYQVLLDNQLGKRKFDGGYVHNGLLKAAGWVLDAECEVLKELVEEHPNYTLTFAGHSLGSGVAAMLALVVVQHQDKLGNIDRSRIRCYAIAPARCMSLNLAVRYADVINSVVLQDDFLPRTATPLVDIFKSLFCLPCLLCLRCMKDTCIPEEKMFKDPRRLYAPGRLYHIVERKPFRCGRFPPVVKTAVPVDGRFEHIVLSCNATSDHAIIWIERESQKAMDSLNYD from the exons ATGTCAATCATATGTGGCCTCCCACTCCTAGAATGTATTTACTGCCTAGCTTGTGCTCGATGGGCATGGAATCGATGCCTGCATACCGCCGGCCACGATAGTGTAACATGGGGTCTTGCAACCGCAGAAGAATTCGAGCCTGTTCCTCGACTTTGCCGCTACATTCTAGCTGTTTATGAGGACAATATTCGGCATCCCCTTTGGGAACCCCCTGGAGGATATGGGATCAACCCTGATTGGTTAATTCTCAGAAAAACTTACGAAGACACTCGAGGACAGGCTCCTTCTTACATACTATACCTCGATCACGAGCATGCCGATATAGTTCTTGCCATTAGAGGTCTTAATTTGGCAAAAGAAAGTGATTACCAAGTGCTTTTGGATAATCAGTTGGGTAAAAGGAAATTCGATGGTGGCTATGTTCATAACGGACTCTTGAAGGCTGCCGGATGGGTTTTAGATGCAGAGTGCGAAGTTTTGAAGGAACTCGTCGAGGAGCACCCAAATTATACTTTGACATTTGCAGGACATTCTCTCGGGTCAGGTGTAGCAGCCATGTTAGCTTTGGTGGTTGTCCAGCATCAGGATAAACTTGGAAACATTGACAGGAGTAGGATCAGGTGCTATGCTATCGCGCCTGCTAGGTGTATGTCACTGAATTTAGCGGTCAGATACGCAGATGTCATTAATTCTGTCGTTCTTCAG GATGATTTCTTGCCACGAACAGCCACGCCGTTAGTAGACATTTTCAAGTCACTTTTCTG TTTGCCATGCCTACTATGCCTGAGATGTATGAAGGATACTTGTATACCTGAGGAGAAGATGTTTAAAGATCCAAGGAGGCTATATGCACCTGGTCGCCTCTATCACATTGTCGAGCGAAAGCCTTTCAG ATGTGGAAGGTTTCCCCCAGTTGTGAAGACAGCAGTGCCCGTGGATGGAAGGTTCGAGCACATAGTTCTTTCGTGTAACGCCACATCCGACCATGCTATAATATGGATTGAAAGAGAATCACAGAAAGCCATGGAT TCACTAAACTAtga TTAA
- the LOC121211202 gene encoding uncharacterized protein isoform X2, translating to MSIICGLPLLECIYCLACARWAWNRCLHTAGHDSVTWGLATAEEFEPVPRLCRYILAVYEDNIRHPLWEPPGGYGINPDWLILRKTYEDTRGQAPSYILYLDHEHADIVLAIRGLNLAKESDYQVLLDNQLGKRKFDGGYVHNGLLKAAGWVLDAECEVLKELVEEHPNYTLTFAGHSLGSGVAAMLALVVVQHQDKLGNIDRSRIRCYAIAPARCMSLNLAVRYADVINSVVLQDDFLPRTATPLVDIFKSLFCLPCLLCLRCMKDTCIPEEKMFKDPRRLYAPGRLYHIVERKPFRCGRFPPVVKTAVPVDGRFEHIVLSCNATSDHAIIWIERESQKAMDFLGKFTQSH from the exons ATGTCAATCATATGTGGCCTCCCACTCCTAGAATGTATTTACTGCCTAGCTTGTGCTCGATGGGCATGGAATCGATGCCTGCATACCGCCGGCCACGATAGTGTAACATGGGGTCTTGCAACCGCAGAAGAATTCGAGCCTGTTCCTCGACTTTGCCGCTACATTCTAGCTGTTTATGAGGACAATATTCGGCATCCCCTTTGGGAACCCCCTGGAGGATATGGGATCAACCCTGATTGGTTAATTCTCAGAAAAACTTACGAAGACACTCGAGGACAGGCTCCTTCTTACATACTATACCTCGATCACGAGCATGCCGATATAGTTCTTGCCATTAGAGGTCTTAATTTGGCAAAAGAAAGTGATTACCAAGTGCTTTTGGATAATCAGTTGGGTAAAAGGAAATTCGATGGTGGCTATGTTCATAACGGACTCTTGAAGGCTGCCGGATGGGTTTTAGATGCAGAGTGCGAAGTTTTGAAGGAACTCGTCGAGGAGCACCCAAATTATACTTTGACATTTGCAGGACATTCTCTCGGGTCAGGTGTAGCAGCCATGTTAGCTTTGGTGGTTGTCCAGCATCAGGATAAACTTGGAAACATTGACAGGAGTAGGATCAGGTGCTATGCTATCGCGCCTGCTAGGTGTATGTCACTGAATTTAGCGGTCAGATACGCAGATGTCATTAATTCTGTCGTTCTTCAG GATGATTTCTTGCCACGAACAGCCACGCCGTTAGTAGACATTTTCAAGTCACTTTTCTG TTTGCCATGCCTACTATGCCTGAGATGTATGAAGGATACTTGTATACCTGAGGAGAAGATGTTTAAAGATCCAAGGAGGCTATATGCACCTGGTCGCCTCTATCACATTGTCGAGCGAAAGCCTTTCAG ATGTGGAAGGTTTCCCCCAGTTGTGAAGACAGCAGTGCCCGTGGATGGAAGGTTCGAGCACATAGTTCTTTCGTGTAACGCCACATCCGACCATGCTATAATATGGATTGAAAGAGAATCACAGAAAGCCATGGAT TTTCTGGGTAAATTCACTCAAAGTCACTAA
- the LOC121211203 gene encoding 60S ribosomal protein L36-2 — protein MATKQPNTGLFVGLNKGHVVTKKELAPRPSNRKGKTSKRVHFVRNLIREVAGFAPYEKRITELLKVGKDKRALKVAKRKLGTHKRAKKKREEMSSVLRKMRAHGGGAEKKK, from the exons ATGGCTACCAAGCAGCCAAATACTGGCCTCTTTGTAGGACTGAACAAGGGCCATGTTGTAACAAAGAAGGAGTTGGCACCACGCCCCTCTAATCGTAAAGGA aAAACGAGCAAAAGAGTCCATTTCGTGAGGAACTTGATCAGGGAAGTTGCTGGTTTTGCACCGTATGAGAAGAGGATCACTGAGCTTTTGAAAGTCGGTAAGGACAAGCGAGCTCTTAAGGTAGCTAAAAGAAAGTTGGGAACTCACAAAAGGGCAAAGAAGAAGCGTGAAGAGATGTCCAGCGTTCTCCGCAAGATGAG AGCCCACGGTGGAGGTGcagaaaagaagaaataa
- the LOC121211204 gene encoding cleavage and polyadenylation specificity factor subunit 2: protein MGTSVQVTPLCGVYNENPLSYLVSIDGFNFLIDCGWNDLFDPSLLQPLSRVASTVDAVLLSHSDTLHLGALPYAMKQFGLSAPFYSTEPVHRLGLLTMYDHYLSRKQVSDFDLFSLDDIDAAFQSITRLTYSQNYHLSGKGEGIVIAPHVAGHLLGGTVWKITKDGEDVIYAVDFNRRKEKHLNGTVLESFVRPAVLITDAYNALNNQPPKPQRERDRDFVEIISKTLEGGGNVLLPVDTAGRVLELLLVLEENWSLKSLNFPIYFVTYVSASTLDYVKSFLEWMSDAIAKSFETSRDNAFLLKNIKLLTSKSELDSVPDGPKVILASMASLEAGFSHDIFVEWAADVKNLVLFTERGQFGTLARMLQADPPPKAVKVTMSRRVPLTGEELIAYEEEQNRLKKEEALKASLIKEEESKASLANDVNSSDPMVIDTHNKHPSLDGLGQHGSRFRDVLIDGFVPPSSSVAPMFPFYDNTSDWDDFGEVINPDDYVIKDEDMDQGAMRTGGDMDGKLDEGSASLILDTTPSKVISNELTVQVKSSLVYMDYEGRSDGRSVKSILAHVAPLKLVLVHGSAEATEHLKQHCLKHVCPHVYAPQIEGTIDVTSDLCAYKVQLSEKLMSNVLFKKLGDYEIAWVDAEVGKTENDMLSLLPISTPAPPHKSVVVGDLKMADFKQFLASKGVKVEFAAGALRCGEYVTLRKVGVASQKGGGSGTQQIIIEGPLCEDYYKIREYLYSQFYLL, encoded by the exons ATGGGGACGTCGGTTCAGGTAACCCCACTCTGTGGAGTATACAACGAGAACCCTCTCTCTTACTTAGTCTCAATCGACGGCTTCAACTTCTTAATCGACTGTGGATGGAATGACCTCTTTGACCCCTCCCTTCTTCAACCCCTCTCcag GGTTGCTTCGACGGTAGACGCGGTGTTGCTGTCGCATTCGGACACGCTCCACCTCGGTGCTCTTCCGTACGCTATGAAACAATTTGGACTCTCGGCTCCCTTTTATTCCACTGAACCGGTTCATCGATTAGGCCTTCTCACTATGTACGATCATTATCTCTCTCGTAAG CAAGTAtcagacttcgatttgttctcccTGGATGACATTGATGCTGCTTTCCAGAGTATAACTCGGCTAACCTACTCGCAGAATTATCATTTATCTg GAAAAGGTGAGGGTATTGTAATTGCTCCTCATGTTGCTGGCCATCTATTGGGTGGTACTGTTTGGAAGATAACAAAGGACGGAGAAGATGTCATTTATGCTGTCGATTTTAACCGACGCAAAGAGAA GCATTTGAATGGAACTGTTCTAGAATCTTTTGTTCGGCCTGCTGTTCTTATAACTGATGCCTACAATGCTTTGAACAATCAACCTCCTAAGCCGCAAAGGGAGAGGGACAGAGATTTTGTTG AAATCATCTCAAAGACTCTAGAAGGTGGTGGAAATGTGTTGCTACCTGTCGATACCGCTGGTCGTGTCTTGGAACTTCTCTTAGTTTTAGAAGAG AACTGGTCATTGAAGTCTTTGAACTTCCCCATCTACTTTGTGACATATGTTTCAGCAAGCACACTTGATTATGTCAAGAGTTTTCTTGAGTGGATGAGTGATGCTATAGCTAAATCCTTTGAAACTTCACGTGATAATGCTTTTCTTCTGAA GAATATCAAACTTTTAACAAGCAAGAGTGAACTTGATAGCGTGCCTGATGGTCCCAAG GTTATACTAGCATCCATGGCCAGCTTGGAAGCAGGATTTTCTCATGATATTTTTGTTGAGTGGGCAGCAGATGTCAAGAATCTTGTTCTATTTACTGAAAGGGGCCAG TTTGGCACGTTAGCTCGTATGCTCCAGGCAGATCCACCTCCAAAAGCAGTTAAAGTCACGATGTCTAGGAGGGTTCCTTTGACTGGGGAGGAGTTGATTGCTTATGAAGAAGAGCAGAACCGgttgaaaaaagaagaagctttaAAAGCTAGTCTTATCAAAGAGGAAGAATCTAAAGCTTCTCTTGCAAACGATGTCAATTCTAGTGATCCAATGGTTATTGACACTCATAATAAGCATCCCTCACTGGATG GGTTAGGTCAACATGGGAGCAGATTCCGTGATGTTCTGATTGATGGATTTGTGCCCCCATCCTCTAGTGTTGCCCCAAtgtttcccttctatgacaataCTTCTGATTGGGATGATTTTGGTGAAGTCATAAATCCTGATGATTATGTAATAAAGGATGAAGATATGGACCAAGGAGCTATGCGT ACTGGTGGGGATATGGATGGAAAACTTGATGAAGGCTCTGCTAGTTTGATACTTGACACAACACCTTCAAAAGTTATATCTAACGAATTGACT GTGCAAGTAAAGTCTTCACTTGTTTACATGGATTATGAGGGGCGTTCTGATGGTCGTTCTGTCAAATCAATCCTTGCCCACGTGGCTCCATTAAAGCTT GTCTTGGTGCATGGATCAGCAGAGGCAACAGAGCATTTGAAGCAACATTGCTTGAAACATGTTTGTCCTCATGTTTATGCTCCCCAAATTGAAGGAACAATTGATGTCACATCTGATTTATGTGCTTATAAG GTACAATTATCTGAGAAGTTGATGAGCAATGTCCTCTTTAAAAAG TTAGGAGACTACGAAATAGCTTGGGTGGATGCTGAAGTAGGGAAGACAGAAAACGACATGCTCTCATTACTACCCATCTCGACACCAGCTCCCCCGCATAAATCTGTGGTTGTAGGTGATCTGAAAATGGCAGATTTCAAGCAGTTTCTTGCCAGTAAGGGTGTCAAG GTAGAATTTGCTGCAGGGGCGCTGCGATGCGGTGAATACGTGACATTACGCAAAGTTGGGGTTGCAAGCCAAAAG GGTGGTGGTTCTGGTACACAGCAAATCATAATCGAAGGTCCCTTGTGCGAAGATTACTACAAGATACGGGAATATCTATATTCCCAGTTTTATTTACTTTAG
- the LOC121211205 gene encoding signal peptide peptidase-like 1, whose product MDSLWKLLYLLEPAPLTLILTAVAVTFGSAFRALNYGKEMERNCDLSEASITLDRSQALMIPIMSSCSLLLMFYLFSSVSQLLTAFTAIASVSSLFFCLSPHVAYLKSQLGLADPFVSRCCSKSFTRIQGLLLLACILMVAAWLVSGHWILNNLLGISICIAFVSHVRLPNIKICAMLLVCLFVYDIFWVFFSERFFGDNVMVSVATQQASNPVHTVANSLSLPGLQLITKKLELPVKIVFPRNLLGGASPGGNSADFMMLGLGDMAIPAMLLALVLCFDHRKTRETVNLLDLHSSKGHKYIWYALPGYAVGLVTALAAGILTHSPQPALLYLVPSTLGPVIFISWLRKDLVELWEGTMPNLNDKARQIEV is encoded by the exons ATGGATTCTTTGTGGAAGCTTTTGTATTTGCTTGAGCCTGCCCCACTGACTCTCATACTTACAGCAGTGGCTGTGACATTTGGATCTGCATTTCGTGCTCTGAATTATGGGAAAGAAATGGAGCGGAACTGTGACTTGTCGGAAGCATCAATTACTCTAGATCGGTCCCAAGCATTAATGATCCCAATAATGAGCTCCTGCAGCTTGCTTTTGATGTTTTACCTTTTTTCTTCTGTCTCACAACTTTTGACTGCATTCACAGCTATTGCCTCTGTTTCGTCCTTATTCTTCTGTCTATCCCCTCATGTTGCCTATTTGAAATCACAACTTGGTTTGGCTGACCCATTTGTGTCTCGGTGCTGTTCAAAGTCATTTACCAGGATACAAGGCTTATTGTTATTGGCATGCATACTTATGGTTGCAGCTTGGCTTGTTTCAGGGCATTGGATTTTGAACAATTTGTTAGGTATTTCCATATGTATTGCATTTGTCAGTCATGTGCGCCTTCCAAACATCAAAATATGTGCAATGCTTCTAGTGTGCTTGTTTGTGTATGACATATTCTGGGTTTTCTTCTCTGAAAGATTTTTTGGGGATAATGTCATGGTGTCAGTAGCAACACAACAAGCTTCAAACCCGGTTCACACGGTTGCTAATAGTTTGAGTCTTCCTGGCTTACAATTGATCACAAAAAAACTAGAATTGCCTGTAAAGATTGTTTTTCCAAGGAATTTGCTCGGTGGTGCATCCCCTGGTGGGAATTCAGCTGACTTCATGATGCTTGGTCTTGGTGATATG GCCATTCCTGCCATGCTTCTAGCATTAGTCCTCTGTTTTGATCATCGAAAGACTAGGGAAACTGTAAATCTTTTAGATTTACATTCATCGAAGGGGCACAAATACATATGGTATGCCCTTCCTGGCTATGCTGTTGGATTAGTAACTGCGCTTGCAGCCGGCATTTTGACTCACTCGCCCCAACCTGCTCTTCTTTATCTG GTACCTTCAACTCTGGGACCTGTGATTTTTATCTCGTGGTTAAGGAAGGATCTAGTTGAATTATGGGAAGGAACAATGCCAAATCTCAATGACAAGGCTAGACAAATAGAAGTCTGA